A single region of the Leptothrix cholodnii SP-6 genome encodes:
- a CDS encoding 3'-5' exonuclease, with protein MKLADLSPAQALAALKREWLLYHLGDQRLRFMWDEPPPDEWVALDCETTGLDVGRDEIIAIGAVRIVGNRIMTSERLELLVRPEKRKLSADSVRVHRLREQDVAQGLKPEEAVMQLMHFIGSRPLVGYYLEFDLAMINRVAWPMLGMGLPQPRIEVSSLYHDYKHRQLLPYQQQSVNIDLRFDTLMKDLDLPQRDAHDALNDAVMAALAYLKLRRLLA; from the coding sequence GTGAAGCTCGCCGACCTGTCGCCCGCACAGGCGCTGGCTGCGCTCAAGCGCGAATGGCTGCTCTACCACCTGGGCGACCAGCGCCTGCGTTTCATGTGGGACGAGCCGCCGCCCGACGAGTGGGTGGCGCTCGACTGCGAGACCACCGGCCTGGACGTCGGCCGCGACGAGATCATCGCCATCGGCGCGGTGCGCATCGTCGGCAACCGCATCATGACCAGCGAGCGCCTGGAGCTGCTGGTGCGGCCCGAAAAGCGCAAGCTCTCGGCCGACAGCGTGCGGGTGCACCGCCTGCGCGAGCAGGACGTCGCCCAGGGCCTCAAGCCCGAGGAGGCGGTGATGCAGCTGATGCACTTCATCGGCAGCCGGCCGCTGGTGGGCTACTACCTCGAGTTCGATCTGGCGATGATCAACCGCGTGGCCTGGCCGATGCTCGGCATGGGCCTGCCGCAGCCCAGGATCGAGGTCTCGTCGCTCTACCACGACTACAAGCACCGCCAGCTGCTGCCGTACCAGCAGCAGTCGGTCAACATCGACCTGCGGTTCGACACCCTGATGAAGGACCTCGATCTGCCGCAGCGCGATGCGCACGATGCGCTCAACGATGCGGTGATGGCGGCGCTGGCCTACCTCAAGCTGCGCCGCCTGCTGGCCTAG
- a CDS encoding DUF294 nucleotidyltransferase-like domain-containing protein gives MPSAFNFNASPFDCLNAPQRELVRHSVDIAYFPAGEPVLRSGDTPTHLFVIIKGHVSQFEGDELVATYGPDDSFDGRSLVTGRVNGRFVAAEEVVAYQLARQTVTELIAANATFAALLFSDLSQKLSALSERQSQHEMQSLTMARIQEVFLRAPVFVDAATDIVSVVRAFHANRTSNVLVRDDASVPSRLGIFTTTGLQRAILHGMPLDRLPVGELATFGLVSCEPSDYLFDALAMMIRHQVHRVVVIDRSGADPQVVGVLEQLDLLSFLSNHSYLITLQILEAQDLAALEAAAHQITRLITLLHRGGTRVGMIARLVQELNAKLFERAWQLVAPADLVANSCLFVMGSEGRGEQLLRTDQDNGLILRDGYTPPTDLADVCSRFSQALAGFGYPECPGGIMVSNPDWRHPAAEFGQRVRRWLQLPDGDSLMALAIFMDAHAVCGDHALLDQVRGEIFGLVGENDSLLTRFVAAIDAFNEGSGWWNRLLTLGTDEREALHLKKAGIFSLVHGVRAVALQQHVAATGTVDRIEALVAMGKLPKETGAELTDSLHYLMALRLKAALAEMDLGRPVTGTVDLGALTPLERDLLKDALGAVKRFKAMLRHRFHLDTM, from the coding sequence ATGCCCAGCGCCTTCAACTTCAACGCCTCGCCCTTCGATTGCCTGAACGCGCCGCAGCGTGAGCTGGTGCGCCACAGCGTCGACATCGCCTACTTTCCGGCCGGCGAGCCGGTGCTCAGGAGCGGCGACACGCCGACGCACCTGTTCGTGATCATCAAGGGCCACGTCAGCCAGTTCGAGGGCGACGAGCTGGTCGCCACCTACGGGCCCGACGACAGCTTCGACGGCCGCTCGCTGGTCACCGGCCGGGTCAACGGCCGCTTCGTGGCGGCCGAGGAGGTGGTGGCCTACCAGCTGGCGCGCCAGACGGTGACCGAGCTGATCGCCGCCAACGCCACCTTCGCGGCGCTGCTGTTCTCGGACCTGTCGCAGAAGTTGAGCGCGCTGTCCGAGCGCCAGAGCCAGCACGAGATGCAGTCGCTGACGATGGCGCGCATCCAGGAGGTGTTCCTGCGTGCGCCGGTGTTCGTCGACGCGGCCACCGACATCGTCTCGGTGGTGCGGGCCTTCCACGCCAACCGCACCTCCAACGTGCTGGTGCGCGACGACGCCTCGGTGCCGTCGCGGCTGGGCATCTTCACCACCACCGGGCTGCAGCGCGCGATCCTGCACGGCATGCCGCTCGACCGATTGCCGGTCGGCGAGCTGGCCACCTTCGGGCTGGTGAGCTGCGAGCCGAGCGACTACCTGTTCGACGCACTGGCGATGATGATCCGCCACCAGGTGCACCGGGTGGTCGTGATCGACCGCAGCGGTGCCGACCCGCAGGTGGTGGGCGTGCTCGAACAGCTCGATCTGCTGAGCTTTTTGTCGAACCACTCCTACCTGATCACGCTGCAGATCCTGGAGGCGCAGGATCTCGCCGCGCTCGAGGCCGCCGCCCACCAGATCACCCGCCTGATCACGCTGCTGCACCGCGGCGGCACGCGGGTGGGCATGATCGCCCGGCTGGTTCAGGAGCTCAACGCCAAGCTGTTCGAGCGTGCCTGGCAGCTGGTGGCGCCGGCCGATCTGGTCGCCAACAGCTGCCTGTTCGTGATGGGCAGCGAGGGCCGCGGCGAGCAGCTGCTGCGCACCGACCAGGACAACGGCCTGATCCTGCGCGACGGCTACACGCCGCCGACCGACCTGGCCGATGTCTGCAGCCGCTTTTCGCAGGCGCTCGCCGGTTTCGGCTACCCCGAGTGCCCTGGCGGGATCATGGTCAGCAACCCCGACTGGCGTCACCCGGCGGCCGAGTTCGGCCAGCGCGTGCGGCGCTGGCTGCAGCTGCCCGACGGCGACAGCCTGATGGCGCTGGCGATCTTCATGGACGCGCACGCCGTCTGCGGCGACCACGCGCTGCTCGACCAGGTGCGCGGCGAGATCTTCGGGCTGGTCGGAGAAAACGATTCGCTGCTGACGCGTTTCGTCGCCGCGATCGACGCCTTCAACGAAGGCAGCGGCTGGTGGAACCGCCTGCTGACGCTCGGCACCGACGAGCGCGAGGCGCTGCACCTCAAGAAGGCCGGCATCTTCTCGCTCGTGCACGGTGTGCGCGCCGTCGCGCTGCAGCAGCACGTGGCGGCCACCGGCACGGTCGACCGCATCGAGGCGCTGGTGGCGATGGGCAAGCTGCCCAAGGAAACCGGCGCCGAGCTGACCGACAGCCTGCACTACCTGATGGCGCTGCGCCTGAAGGCCGCGCTGGCCGAGATGGACCTGGGCCGGCCGGTCACCGGCACGGTCGACCTCGGCGCCCTGACGCCGCTCGAGCGCGATCTGCTGAAGGACGCGCTCGGCGCGGTCAAGCGTTTCAAGGCGATGCTGCGCCACCGCTTCCACCTGGACACGATGTGA
- the ligA gene encoding NAD-dependent DNA ligase LigA, whose translation MSPSAPANSAPDPDRNGVPDVGPASAAPPDLQTAAARAAWLRSTLQHHAHLYYVLDAPELPDAEYDRLFQELQAIEAMYPALRTADSPTQRVLGQVRDGFVVVRHAVPMLSIRTETDTEASGAVAFDARVRRELELPDDAPPISYATELKFDGLAINLRYEHGVLVQAATRGDGESGEDVTQNIRTIGQIPLRLRWAPTLGADAHSLPPEGARFALGRPGGETGAPDLAPAVLEVRGEVYMRRDDFEALNERQRERIARGDKGEKTFVNPRNAAAGAVRQLDPAIAAQRPLSFFAYGLGEVQGWALPHTHAGLLDALAAAGLPVCAERAVVQGADGLVAFHQRIGALRDSLAFDIDGVVYKVDSLALQQRLGFVTREPRWAVAHKYPAQEQMTRLLGIEIQVGRTGKLTPVARLEPVFVGGTTVSNATLHNEDEARRKDVRVGDTVIVRRAGDVIPQVVGVVLEQRPDDVGEPFDLYQRLGGRCPVCGSAIARPEGEADWRCTGGLFCAAQRKQAILHFASRRMMDIEGLGDKLVDQLVDAGVIRTLPELYKLGVAKLTALERMGEKSAVNLVAALEKSKQTTLARFLFSLGIRQVGEATAKALARHFGALDRVMDASVDQLQAVPDVGPIVALSIRTFFDQPHNREVVEQLRAAGIHWAEHEASAAADAAELPLAGKTLVLTGTLPTLGRDAAKDLIEAAGGKVSGSVSKKTHFVVAGAEAGSKLDKARELGLVILDEAGLLALLNEAEADADADAEGLPDSPVAPT comes from the coding sequence ATGTCGCCTTCAGCTCCTGCCAACTCCGCTCCCGACCCTGATCGCAACGGTGTTCCTGACGTCGGCCCGGCCAGCGCGGCGCCACCCGATCTGCAGACCGCCGCCGCACGCGCGGCCTGGCTGCGCAGCACGCTGCAGCACCACGCGCACCTCTATTACGTGCTCGACGCGCCCGAGTTGCCCGATGCCGAGTACGACCGCCTGTTTCAAGAGTTGCAGGCCATCGAGGCGATGTATCCGGCGCTGCGTACCGCCGATTCACCCACGCAGCGTGTGCTCGGCCAGGTCCGCGACGGCTTCGTCGTGGTGCGCCACGCCGTGCCGATGCTCAGCATCCGCACCGAGACCGACACCGAGGCCAGCGGCGCGGTCGCTTTTGATGCGCGGGTGCGCCGCGAGCTGGAACTGCCCGACGACGCCCCGCCGATCAGCTACGCCACCGAGCTCAAGTTCGACGGCCTGGCGATCAACCTGCGTTACGAACACGGCGTGCTGGTGCAGGCTGCCACCCGCGGCGACGGCGAAAGCGGCGAGGACGTGACGCAGAACATCCGCACCATCGGCCAGATCCCGCTGCGGCTGAGGTGGGCCCCCACGCTCGGCGCTGATGCGCACTCGCTGCCCCCCGAGGGGGCGCGTTTCGCCTTGGGGCGGCCCGGCGGCGAAACCGGTGCGCCGGATCTGGCCCCTGCCGTTCTGGAGGTGCGCGGCGAGGTCTACATGCGCCGCGACGATTTCGAGGCGCTCAACGAGCGCCAGCGCGAGCGCATCGCGCGCGGCGACAAGGGCGAGAAGACCTTCGTCAACCCGCGCAATGCTGCAGCCGGCGCGGTGCGCCAGCTTGACCCGGCGATCGCGGCGCAGCGGCCGCTGAGCTTCTTCGCCTACGGCCTGGGCGAGGTGCAGGGCTGGGCGCTGCCACACACCCACGCCGGCCTGCTCGACGCGCTGGCCGCCGCCGGCCTGCCGGTGTGCGCCGAGCGCGCGGTGGTGCAGGGCGCCGACGGGCTGGTGGCGTTCCACCAGCGCATCGGCGCGCTGCGCGACAGCCTGGCGTTCGACATCGACGGCGTGGTCTACAAGGTCGACAGCCTGGCGCTGCAGCAGCGGCTCGGTTTCGTGACCCGCGAGCCGCGCTGGGCGGTGGCGCACAAATACCCGGCGCAGGAGCAGATGACGCGGCTGCTGGGCATCGAGATCCAGGTCGGGCGCACCGGCAAGCTCACGCCGGTGGCCCGGCTGGAGCCGGTGTTCGTCGGCGGCACGACGGTCAGCAACGCCACGCTGCACAACGAGGACGAAGCGCGCCGCAAGGACGTGCGCGTGGGCGACACCGTGATCGTGCGGCGTGCCGGTGACGTCATCCCCCAGGTGGTCGGCGTGGTGCTGGAGCAGCGCCCGGATGACGTCGGCGAACCGTTCGACCTCTACCAGCGCCTGGGCGGCCGGTGCCCGGTGTGCGGCAGCGCGATCGCACGGCCCGAAGGCGAGGCCGACTGGCGCTGCACCGGCGGCCTGTTCTGCGCCGCGCAGCGCAAGCAGGCGATCCTGCATTTCGCCAGCCGGCGCATGATGGACATCGAGGGTCTGGGTGACAAGCTGGTCGATCAGCTGGTCGACGCCGGCGTCATCCGCACCCTGCCCGAGCTCTACAAGCTCGGCGTGGCCAAGCTGACCGCGCTGGAGCGCATGGGCGAGAAGAGCGCCGTCAACCTGGTGGCCGCGCTCGAGAAGAGCAAGCAGACGACGCTGGCGCGCTTCCTGTTTTCGCTCGGCATCCGCCAGGTCGGCGAGGCCACGGCCAAGGCGCTGGCGCGGCATTTCGGCGCGCTCGACCGGGTGATGGACGCCAGCGTCGATCAGCTGCAGGCGGTGCCCGATGTCGGCCCGATCGTGGCGCTGAGCATCCGCACCTTCTTCGACCAGCCGCACAACCGCGAGGTGGTCGAGCAGCTGCGCGCGGCCGGCATCCACTGGGCCGAACACGAGGCCAGCGCCGCCGCCGACGCCGCCGAACTGCCGCTGGCCGGCAAGACGCTGGTGCTGACCGGCACGCTGCCCACGCTCGGCCGCGACGCCGCCAAGGACCTGATCGAAGCCGCGGGCGGCAAGGTGAGCGGCTCGGTGTCGAAGAAGACCCACTTCGTGGTGGCCGGCGCGGAGGCCGGCAGCAAGCTCGACAAGGCGCGCGAGCTGGGGCTGGTGATCCTCGACGAGGCCGGCCTGCTGGCCTTGCTGAACGAGGCCGAGGCCGACGCCGATGCCGATGCCGAGGGTTTGCCTGACTCGCCTGTTGCGCCAACGTAA